The following proteins are encoded in a genomic region of Saccharopolyspora antimicrobica:
- a CDS encoding phosphatidate cytidylyltransferase, producing MPAGAPDPPSRPSRAGRDLRAAIGVGVVLGAAIILSLLMVRFVFIGIVAAAVAVSSVELANALKRGSGTRVSLVPVLVGGQAMVWLSWPFGLRGALVAFAITVLACLAWRFRHGVDGYVRDVTASVFTAAYVPLFAAFAAMLVRPEDGAFRALCFMIGVVASDTGGYAFGVLFGKHPMAPKISPKKSWEGFAGSMLVGVGAGALSVTLMLGGEWWEGMLFGAALVCTATLGDLMESLIKRDLGIKDMGNLLPGHGGLMDRMDSLLPSAAAAWMMLFWLVPS from the coding sequence ATGCCCGCTGGCGCCCCGGACCCGCCTTCGCGTCCTTCCCGGGCCGGACGCGATCTCCGGGCCGCCATCGGCGTCGGGGTAGTGCTCGGTGCCGCGATCATCCTCTCGTTGCTGATGGTGCGCTTCGTCTTCATCGGCATCGTCGCCGCCGCGGTGGCGGTCTCCAGCGTCGAGCTGGCCAACGCGCTCAAGCGCGGCTCCGGCACCCGGGTGTCGCTCGTCCCGGTGCTGGTGGGCGGGCAGGCCATGGTGTGGTTGTCCTGGCCGTTCGGGCTGCGCGGTGCGCTGGTGGCGTTCGCGATCACCGTGCTGGCCTGCCTGGCGTGGCGGTTCCGGCACGGTGTCGACGGCTACGTGCGGGATGTGACCGCGTCGGTGTTCACCGCGGCCTACGTGCCGCTGTTCGCCGCGTTCGCCGCGATGCTGGTGCGGCCGGAGGACGGTGCGTTCCGCGCGCTGTGCTTCATGATCGGCGTCGTCGCCTCCGATACCGGTGGTTACGCCTTCGGCGTCCTGTTCGGCAAGCACCCGATGGCCCCGAAGATCAGCCCGAAGAAGTCCTGGGAGGGCTTCGCCGGGTCGATGCTGGTCGGCGTGGGCGCGGGTGCGCTGTCGGTGACCCTGATGCTCGGCGGCGAGTGGTGGGAGGGCATGCTCTTCGGTGCCGCCCTGGTGTGCACCGCGACGCTGGGCGACCTGATGGAATCGCTGATCAAGCGGGACCTGGGCATCAAGGACATGGGCAACCTGCTGCCCGGCCACGGCGGCCTGATGGACCGGATGGATTCGCTCCTCCCGTCGGCGGCCGCGGCCTGGATGATGCTCTTCTGGCTCGTCCCGTCGTGA
- the whiG gene encoding RNA polymerase sigma factor WhiG, protein MTEPTPVPDHAGGGADTVAARPNSAPVTARDQGGSTNGHAPECVRRQGLSLAAAGADGDQRRADGVEAGIVALWQAFGERRDQELRDRLVLHYAPLVKYVAGRVGTGLPSHVDVSDLIQSGIFGLVDAIEKFEPERGLKFETYAMQRIRGAILDDLRAQDWVPRSVRSRARDVERALERLEAKLQRTATDAELAAELELSLDELRELFAQLQMTSVIALDDLIGAGPMQSSLAETLPDDRAEDPVAALVDRDSRRQLAEAVKRLSERDRVVVTLYYFENLTLAEIGKVLGVTESRVCQLHTRAVLRLRTKLTEAG, encoded by the coding sequence ATGACCGAACCCACCCCCGTTCCTGACCATGCCGGGGGCGGCGCCGACACGGTGGCCGCGAGACCGAACTCGGCGCCGGTGACTGCCCGTGATCAAGGCGGCTCGACGAACGGCCACGCCCCCGAGTGCGTGCGCCGCCAGGGACTCTCCCTGGCAGCGGCGGGCGCGGACGGGGACCAGCGCCGCGCCGATGGCGTCGAAGCGGGCATAGTCGCGCTCTGGCAGGCGTTCGGCGAGCGGCGCGACCAAGAGCTCCGCGACCGCTTGGTGCTGCACTACGCGCCGCTGGTCAAGTACGTAGCGGGCCGGGTGGGCACCGGGCTGCCCTCGCACGTCGACGTCTCCGACCTGATCCAGTCCGGCATCTTCGGCCTGGTCGACGCGATCGAGAAGTTCGAGCCCGAACGCGGCCTGAAGTTCGAGACCTACGCGATGCAGCGCATCCGCGGGGCGATCCTGGACGACCTGCGCGCCCAGGACTGGGTGCCCCGATCGGTGCGCAGCCGGGCCAGGGACGTCGAGCGGGCGCTGGAGCGGCTGGAGGCGAAGCTGCAGCGCACCGCCACCGACGCCGAGCTGGCCGCCGAGCTGGAGCTCTCGCTCGACGAGCTCCGCGAGCTGTTCGCCCAGCTGCAGATGACCAGCGTGATCGCCCTCGACGACCTGATCGGCGCCGGACCGATGCAGTCATCGCTGGCCGAGACGCTCCCCGACGACCGGGCCGAAGACCCGGTGGCGGCCCTCGTGGACCGGGACAGCCGCCGCCAGCTGGCCGAAGCGGTGAAGCGCCTGAGCGAGCGCGACCGGGTGGTGGTGACGCTCTACTACTTCGAGAACCTGACGCTGGCCGAGATCGGCAAGGTCCTCGGGGTGACGGAGTCGCGCGTCTGCCAGCTGCACACCAGAGCGGTGCTCCGCCTGCGCACGAAGCTCACCGAAGCGGGTTAA
- a CDS encoding class I SAM-dependent methyltransferase: MRAWRKAARPQVTPSPNIWHWPELFETENRAQDATGALWDALRERCDWADRDVVDIGCGDGFHLPLFAAEARTVIGIEPHQPLVERARHRMAGTPGVDVRQAPAQQLPLADASADLVHARTAYFFGPGCEPGLAEAERVLRPGGMIAIVDLDAGCSPYGDWMRADAPQIDPAAIESFFQRHDFDSTSVATEWRFDDRESLEAVLGIEFSAKVAARAAHEFPGCTIPVGYRLRTRRKPTTLLTP; encoded by the coding sequence ATGCGTGCCTGGCGGAAGGCGGCTCGGCCGCAGGTCACGCCGAGTCCGAACATCTGGCACTGGCCGGAGCTGTTCGAGACCGAGAACCGGGCCCAGGACGCGACCGGTGCGCTGTGGGACGCGCTGCGCGAGCGCTGCGACTGGGCTGACCGGGACGTGGTCGACATCGGCTGCGGCGACGGCTTCCACCTGCCGCTGTTCGCGGCCGAGGCGCGCACCGTGATCGGCATCGAGCCGCACCAGCCGCTGGTGGAGCGGGCCCGCCACCGGATGGCGGGCACGCCCGGCGTGGACGTGCGGCAGGCGCCCGCCCAGCAGTTGCCGCTGGCCGATGCCAGCGCGGACCTGGTGCACGCCCGCACCGCGTACTTCTTCGGCCCCGGCTGCGAACCGGGCCTCGCCGAGGCGGAGCGGGTGCTGCGTCCGGGCGGCATGATCGCGATCGTCGACCTGGACGCGGGTTGCTCGCCGTACGGCGACTGGATGCGGGCCGATGCGCCGCAGATCGATCCGGCCGCGATCGAGTCGTTCTTCCAGCGCCACGACTTCGACAGCACCTCGGTGGCCACCGAGTGGCGCTTCGACGACCGGGAATCCCTCGAAGCCGTCCTGGGCATCGAGTTCTCCGCGAAGGTCGCCGCCCGCGCGGCCCACGAATTCCCCGGCTGCACGATCCCGGTCGGCTACCGCCTCCGGACCCGTCGCAAACCGACCACCCTCCTGACTCCCTGA
- the pyrH gene encoding UMP kinase — protein MTDEGPTQRGYGRVLLKLGGEMFGGGGVGIDPDVVGTVARQIAEIVADGVEVAIVIGGGNFFRGAELQQRGMERARGDYMAMLGTVMNCLALQDFLEREHGIDTRVMTAITMGQVAEPYIPRRAMRHMEKGRVVIFGAGTGMPYFSTDTTAAQRALEIGCEVVLMAKAVDGVYTADPKTTPDAQLFDSITHREVLERGLKVADATAFSLCMDNHMPILVFNLLQEGNIARAVGGEKIGTLVSTPAAASA, from the coding sequence GTGACCGACGAGGGCCCAACGCAGCGCGGTTACGGCCGAGTGCTGCTCAAACTGGGCGGTGAGATGTTCGGCGGGGGCGGCGTCGGGATCGACCCGGACGTGGTCGGCACGGTCGCCCGGCAGATCGCCGAGATCGTCGCCGACGGGGTCGAGGTGGCCATCGTGATCGGCGGCGGCAACTTCTTCCGCGGCGCCGAGCTGCAGCAGCGCGGGATGGAGCGCGCTCGCGGCGACTACATGGCGATGCTGGGCACCGTGATGAACTGCCTGGCGCTGCAGGACTTCCTGGAGCGCGAGCACGGCATCGACACCCGCGTGATGACCGCGATCACCATGGGCCAGGTGGCCGAGCCCTACATCCCGCGTCGCGCCATGCGGCACATGGAGAAGGGCCGCGTGGTGATCTTCGGCGCGGGCACCGGGATGCCCTACTTCTCCACCGACACCACCGCGGCGCAGCGGGCGCTGGAGATCGGCTGCGAGGTGGTGCTGATGGCCAAGGCCGTCGACGGCGTCTACACCGCGGACCCGAAGACCACCCCGGACGCGCAGCTGTTCGACAGCATCACGCACCGCGAGGTCCTGGAGCGCGGCTTGAAGGTCGCCGACGCGACCGCGTTCAGCCTGTGCATGGACAACCACATGCCGATCCTGGTGTTCAACCTGCTGCAGGAGGGCAACATCGCCCGCGCGGTCGGCGGGGAGAAGATCGGCACGCTGGTCAGCACCCCCGCCGCAGCGTCGGCCTGA
- a CDS encoding metal ABC transporter ATP-binding protein, with protein MNLAISAHGVTVHYGETLALDDVSVDIAPGRICGLLGMNGSGKSTLFKALMGLVRPDTGDIRLLDRDQRQARRDGLIAYVPQSEAVDWTFPVTVADVVMMGRYGHLGLTRRPKQRDKAAVRAALERVGLTELAGNPIGALSGGQRKRAFVARGIAQEAQLLFLDEPFAGVDKKSEAMISDLLRALRAEGRTVVISTHDLASVPALCDEAVLLQQRVIAHGPLDEVLSPDTLARTFGVDTAVAQSSTQETR; from the coding sequence GTGAACCTCGCCATCAGCGCGCACGGCGTGACGGTCCACTACGGCGAGACGCTGGCGCTCGACGACGTGTCGGTGGACATCGCCCCGGGGCGGATCTGCGGTCTGCTGGGTATGAACGGTTCCGGGAAGTCGACGCTGTTCAAGGCGCTGATGGGGCTGGTCCGCCCGGATACCGGGGACATCCGGCTGCTCGACCGCGACCAGCGGCAGGCCCGGCGCGACGGGCTGATCGCCTACGTGCCGCAGTCCGAGGCCGTCGACTGGACCTTCCCGGTGACCGTGGCGGACGTGGTCATGATGGGCCGCTACGGGCACCTGGGCCTCACCCGCCGGCCCAAGCAGCGGGACAAGGCGGCGGTTCGCGCCGCGCTGGAGCGGGTCGGGCTCACCGAGCTGGCGGGCAACCCGATCGGCGCGCTCTCCGGCGGCCAGCGCAAACGCGCGTTCGTCGCGCGCGGCATCGCGCAGGAGGCGCAGCTGCTGTTCCTCGACGAGCCGTTCGCCGGCGTGGACAAGAAGTCCGAGGCGATGATCAGCGACCTGCTGCGCGCTCTGCGCGCCGAGGGCCGCACGGTGGTGATCTCCACCCACGACCTGGCCAGCGTCCCGGCGCTGTGCGACGAAGCGGTGCTGCTCCAGCAGCGGGTGATCGCGCACGGGCCGCTCGACGAAGTCCTGTCGCCGGACACCCTCGCCCGCACCTTCGGCGTCGACACCGCCGTCGCCCAGAGCAGCACCCAGGAGACCAGGTGA
- a CDS encoding tyrosine recombinase XerC → MSRARSTEPRRPDFRAVRAKLPEPLGAAVDGFERHLAAERGLSVHTVRGYVGDVVSLLDHLSGASGRETLAELDISVLREWLSAQHAQGASRSTMARRTAAARTFTAWALRAELLPNDPGPRLAVPSKPRKLPAVLRTDQASAAMQASAAGAEQGDPVALRDHAVLELLYATGVRIAELCGLDVDDVDRERRVIRVIGKGDRERVVPFGLPADEALGRWVTAGRPKLVRADSGAALFLGVRGGRLDPRTARRSVHDAVGTVSGAPNVGPHGMRHSAATHLLEGGADLRSVQELLGHATLATTQLYTHVTVERLKAIHDRTHPRS, encoded by the coding sequence ATGTCCCGTGCCCGTTCCACCGAACCGCGAAGACCCGATTTCCGCGCGGTCCGGGCAAAACTGCCCGAGCCGCTGGGTGCGGCGGTCGACGGGTTCGAACGGCACCTCGCCGCCGAACGAGGACTGTCGGTGCACACCGTCCGGGGTTACGTCGGCGACGTCGTCTCGCTGCTGGATCACCTGTCCGGGGCATCGGGCCGGGAAACCCTTGCTGAGCTGGACATCTCCGTGCTCCGCGAGTGGTTGTCGGCGCAGCACGCCCAGGGCGCGAGCCGGTCGACGATGGCCCGGCGGACCGCGGCCGCCCGGACCTTCACGGCGTGGGCGCTGCGCGCCGAGCTGCTGCCGAACGATCCGGGGCCGCGGCTCGCGGTGCCGTCCAAACCGCGAAAGCTGCCCGCGGTGCTGCGCACCGACCAGGCGAGCGCGGCGATGCAGGCCTCTGCGGCGGGAGCTGAGCAGGGCGATCCGGTAGCCCTGCGTGATCACGCGGTGCTCGAGCTCCTTTACGCCACCGGCGTGCGCATCGCCGAGCTGTGCGGACTGGACGTCGACGACGTCGACCGCGAACGCCGGGTGATCCGCGTGATCGGCAAGGGTGACCGAGAACGCGTTGTGCCGTTCGGCCTACCTGCGGATGAAGCGCTCGGCCGGTGGGTCACCGCTGGACGGCCGAAGCTGGTCCGGGCCGATTCCGGCGCGGCGCTGTTCCTGGGTGTCCGGGGAGGACGGCTTGACCCGCGTACGGCGCGGCGGAGCGTGCACGACGCCGTCGGAACCGTTTCCGGTGCACCGAACGTCGGGCCGCACGGCATGCGGCATTCAGCGGCGACCCATTTGCTGGAAGGCGGTGCGGACCTCCGTAGCGTTCAGGAGTTGCTTGGTCACGCTACGCTCGCAACGACCCAGCTTTACACCCACGTGACCGTTGAACGGCTGAAGGCGATCCATGACCGAACCCACCCCCGTTCCTGA
- the rpsB gene encoding 30S ribosomal protein S2 yields MAVVTMKQLLDSGVHFGHQTRRWNPKMKRYIFTERNGIYIIDLQQTLSYIDAAYDFVKQTVAHGGTIMFVGTKKQAQEAIAEQALRVGMPFVNQRWLGGMLTNFQTVHKRLQRLKELETMEQTGGFEGRTKKEILMLTREKDKLEKTLGGIRDMSKVPSAVWIVDTKKEHIAVGEARKLGIPVVAILDTNCDPDEVDYPIPGNDDAIRSAALLTRVVADGVADGLMARSGRTNGAPEGEEKPAGGEPLAEWEKELLAGSGQAAEGGEQPAQS; encoded by the coding sequence ATGGCCGTCGTCACCATGAAGCAGCTGCTCGACAGCGGCGTGCACTTCGGGCACCAGACCCGTCGCTGGAACCCGAAGATGAAGCGCTACATCTTCACCGAGCGCAACGGCATCTACATCATCGACCTGCAGCAGACGCTGTCGTACATCGATGCGGCGTACGACTTCGTCAAGCAGACGGTCGCGCACGGCGGAACGATCATGTTCGTCGGCACCAAGAAGCAGGCGCAGGAAGCGATCGCCGAGCAGGCCCTGCGGGTCGGCATGCCGTTCGTCAACCAGCGCTGGCTGGGTGGCATGCTCACCAACTTCCAGACCGTCCACAAGCGTCTGCAGCGTCTCAAGGAGCTTGAGACCATGGAGCAGACCGGGGGCTTCGAGGGTCGCACCAAGAAGGAGATCTTGATGCTGACCCGCGAGAAGGACAAGCTCGAGAAGACCCTCGGCGGTATCCGCGACATGAGCAAGGTGCCCAGCGCCGTGTGGATCGTGGACACCAAGAAGGAGCACATCGCCGTCGGCGAGGCCCGCAAGCTGGGCATCCCGGTCGTCGCGATCCTCGACACCAACTGCGACCCGGACGAGGTCGACTACCCGATCCCGGGCAACGACGACGCGATCCGCTCCGCCGCCCTGCTGACCCGCGTGGTCGCCGACGGTGTCGCCGATGGCCTGATGGCCCGCAGCGGCCGCACCAACGGTGCCCCGGAGGGCGAGGAGAAGCCGGCCGGCGGCGAGCCGCTGGCCGAGTGGGAGAAGGAGCTGCTGGCCGGTTCCGGCCAGGCCGCCGAAGGCGGCGAGCAGCCCGCGCAGTCCTGA
- a CDS encoding VOC family protein, translating to MTIAVGAPAWVDLATNEVSGTRDFYTGLFGWHWIQRPDYNIAMKEHKPVAGVLPPQTGVPTAWTLYLECGSVRHAVERIRALGGKVLVPPTETPADEMFLVAEDPTGAPVGLWQAPPNGTFGRDHAGMLCWAELHTRDGSAADPFYADLLGYRQEQIGEPGDSFDYTVWYVDDQPTAGRFETSLSLPEDVPAHWQLYFQVNPDQDTDAATAKAVQLGGEVLREPTDSPHGRVALLRDVVGASFFIIDTAQRTGE from the coding sequence ATGACCATCGCAGTGGGCGCGCCTGCCTGGGTGGACCTGGCCACCAACGAGGTGTCCGGCACCCGGGACTTCTACACCGGTCTGTTCGGCTGGCACTGGATCCAGCGGCCGGACTACAACATCGCGATGAAGGAGCACAAGCCGGTCGCCGGAGTGCTGCCGCCCCAGACGGGCGTGCCGACGGCGTGGACGCTGTACCTGGAGTGCGGTTCGGTCCGCCACGCGGTGGAGCGCATCCGGGCCCTGGGCGGGAAGGTGCTGGTACCACCCACCGAAACGCCCGCGGACGAGATGTTCCTGGTCGCCGAGGATCCCACCGGGGCGCCGGTCGGCCTGTGGCAGGCACCGCCCAACGGCACCTTCGGCCGCGACCACGCGGGCATGCTCTGCTGGGCCGAGCTGCACACCCGCGACGGCTCCGCGGCGGACCCCTTCTACGCGGACCTGCTGGGCTACCGGCAGGAGCAGATCGGCGAACCGGGCGACAGTTTCGACTACACGGTCTGGTACGTCGACGACCAGCCGACGGCGGGCCGCTTCGAGACCAGCCTCTCGCTGCCCGAGGACGTGCCCGCGCACTGGCAGCTGTACTTCCAGGTCAACCCCGACCAAGACACCGACGCGGCGACCGCGAAGGCGGTGCAGCTCGGCGGCGAGGTCCTGCGCGAACCCACGGACTCCCCGCACGGCCGCGTGGCCCTGCTCCGGGACGTCGTCGGCGCGTCCTTCTTCATCATCGACACCGCTCAGCGCACCGGCGAGTGA
- a CDS encoding metal-dependent transcriptional regulator: MAERPSPSVEDYLRAIYGLSERGVPVTNATLTQRLGLSPSSVSGMINKLAQLGLVTHVRYRSVELTPEGRRLAHDVLRRHRLIELFLVEELDYSWDAVHREADALEHAVSDELVAHIAAKLGNPTHDPHGDPIPTADGRMEKPATKLLDQVDPGTVGTIARVWDTDSDLLRYLTEHGMTLGSRIELVERKPFGGPLVVRVGEPPDDETHFVGSEIAAALSISVHR, encoded by the coding sequence ATGGCCGAGCGTCCGTCGCCGTCCGTCGAGGACTACCTCCGGGCGATCTACGGGCTCAGCGAACGAGGCGTGCCCGTCACGAACGCGACACTGACGCAGCGCCTCGGGCTGAGTCCCTCATCGGTGTCCGGCATGATCAACAAGCTCGCGCAGCTCGGCCTCGTCACCCACGTCCGGTACCGCAGCGTCGAGCTGACCCCGGAAGGCAGGCGCCTGGCCCACGACGTGCTCCGCCGCCACCGGCTGATCGAGCTGTTCCTGGTCGAGGAGCTGGACTACAGCTGGGACGCGGTGCACCGGGAGGCCGACGCCCTGGAGCACGCGGTGTCCGACGAGCTCGTCGCGCACATCGCGGCCAAGCTCGGCAACCCCACCCACGACCCGCACGGCGATCCGATCCCGACCGCCGACGGCCGGATGGAGAAGCCCGCGACGAAGCTGCTGGACCAGGTCGACCCGGGCACCGTCGGCACCATCGCGCGCGTCTGGGACACCGATTCGGACCTGCTGCGCTACCTCACCGAGCACGGCATGACGCTGGGATCGCGCATCGAGCTCGTGGAGCGCAAGCCGTTCGGCGGGCCGCTGGTGGTGCGCGTCGGCGAACCCCCGGACGACGAAACGCACTTCGTGGGCAGCGAGATCGCCGCGGCGCTATCGATCAGCGTGCACCGGTGA
- a CDS encoding metal ABC transporter permease: MNEIVQWLAEPLQFGFMQRALLVSLAAGLVCAVLSCWITLIGWSLLGDAVSHAVLPGVVLAYVLALPFSLGAFLFGSLAVGLIAGVRSTTKLKGDAAIGVVFTGLFALGLVLVSRIPSQVDLNHILFGNVLGVTDSDILQVLVIAAIVLAVALAKRRDLTLYAFDPTHAHAIGLNPRRIGALLLTMLALTVVVALQAVGVILVTAMLITPGATAFLLTKRFPRMLAVAAALSVFSSVLGTYLSFHLDTSTGGMIVVCQTAVFALVYLGAPEQGLIARTVRRRGRTGSPVRA, encoded by the coding sequence GTGAACGAGATCGTCCAGTGGCTCGCCGAGCCGCTGCAGTTCGGCTTCATGCAGCGGGCGCTGCTGGTCAGCCTGGCCGCCGGGCTGGTGTGCGCCGTGCTGTCCTGCTGGATCACGCTGATCGGCTGGTCGCTGCTCGGCGACGCGGTCTCGCACGCCGTGCTGCCCGGCGTGGTCCTCGCCTACGTGCTGGCGCTGCCCTTCTCGCTCGGCGCGTTCCTGTTCGGCAGTCTCGCCGTCGGGTTGATCGCCGGCGTCCGCAGCACCACCAAGCTGAAGGGGGACGCCGCGATCGGCGTGGTGTTCACCGGTCTGTTCGCGCTGGGACTGGTGCTGGTCTCGCGCATCCCGAGCCAGGTGGACCTCAACCACATCCTGTTCGGCAACGTCCTGGGCGTCACCGATTCCGACATCCTGCAGGTGCTGGTGATCGCGGCGATCGTGCTCGCGGTGGCGCTGGCCAAGCGCCGCGACCTCACGCTCTACGCCTTCGACCCCACCCACGCGCACGCGATCGGGCTGAACCCGCGGCGGATCGGCGCGCTGCTGCTGACGATGCTGGCGCTGACCGTCGTCGTGGCGCTGCAGGCCGTCGGCGTCATCCTGGTCACCGCGATGCTCATCACGCCGGGTGCCACGGCTTTCCTGCTGACCAAGCGGTTTCCGCGGATGCTGGCGGTGGCCGCCGCGCTGTCGGTGTTCAGCAGCGTCCTGGGCACCTACCTGAGCTTCCACCTGGACACCTCGACCGGCGGCATGATCGTGGTGTGCCAGACGGCGGTCTTCGCGCTGGTCTACCTCGGCGCGCCGGAGCAGGGCCTGATCGCCCGGACGGTGCGCCGACGCGGGAGGACCGGTTCCCCGGTGCGAGCCTGA
- a CDS encoding M23 family metallopeptidase has protein sequence MRLLITSALLCGGFAAAAVGLTAAPGPAAYSAPPSTAKTSEGQFGWPLAPPPAVVRPFEAPEHAYGPGHRGVDLVGEVGQQVLAAGDGLVVFAGPVAGRDLVSIEHATGLRTTYEPVRPAVAVGDQVTRGQPIGTLEPGHPQCAVQPPRACLHWGARERLVYLNPLRLLGMGHVRLLPWD, from the coding sequence ATGCGACTGTTGATCACCTCAGCCTTGTTGTGCGGCGGTTTCGCCGCTGCCGCGGTCGGCCTGACCGCGGCGCCCGGACCGGCCGCGTACTCCGCTCCCCCGTCGACCGCGAAGACGTCCGAAGGCCAGTTCGGCTGGCCGCTGGCTCCGCCACCCGCTGTCGTCCGCCCGTTCGAGGCTCCGGAGCACGCCTACGGCCCCGGCCACCGCGGGGTGGACCTGGTCGGCGAGGTCGGCCAGCAGGTGCTCGCCGCGGGCGACGGCCTGGTGGTGTTCGCCGGGCCGGTGGCCGGCCGCGACCTGGTGTCGATCGAGCACGCGACCGGGCTGCGCACCACCTACGAACCGGTCCGCCCAGCAGTGGCGGTCGGCGACCAGGTCACCAGGGGCCAGCCCATCGGCACCCTGGAACCGGGCCACCCGCAGTGCGCGGTGCAGCCGCCCCGGGCCTGCCTGCACTGGGGCGCCCGCGAACGGCTGGTCTACCTGAACCCGCTGCGCCTCCTGGGCATGGGCCACGTCCGCCTGCTGCCATGGGACTGA
- the tsf gene encoding translation elongation factor Ts: MANFSAADVKRLRELTGAGMMDCKKALDQNDGDFDKAVESLRIKGAKDVGKRAERATAEGLVAADGGVLIELNSETDFVAKNDEFIGLATKVAGAVKEAGAGDLESALAAPLDGKTVSEVIQELSAKIGEKLELRRVAKFDGAVATYLHRRSTDLPPAVGVLVEYTGDNAEAARAAAMQVAALKPKYLHRDEVPEEIVANERRIAEETAKAEGKPEKALPMIVEGRLNGFFKENTLLDQPSVQDNKKTVKALLDEAGVTVTGFVRFEVGQA, from the coding sequence ATGGCGAACTTCAGTGCGGCCGACGTCAAGCGTCTTCGCGAGCTGACCGGCGCCGGCATGATGGACTGCAAGAAGGCGCTCGACCAGAACGACGGCGACTTCGACAAGGCCGTCGAGAGCCTCCGCATCAAGGGTGCCAAGGACGTCGGCAAGCGCGCCGAGCGCGCGACCGCCGAGGGCCTGGTCGCCGCGGACGGCGGGGTGCTGATCGAGCTGAACAGCGAGACCGACTTCGTCGCCAAGAACGACGAGTTCATCGGCCTGGCCACGAAGGTCGCCGGTGCGGTCAAGGAAGCCGGTGCCGGTGACCTGGAGAGCGCGCTGGCCGCGCCGCTCGACGGCAAGACCGTCTCCGAGGTGATCCAGGAGCTGTCCGCCAAGATCGGCGAGAAGCTGGAGCTGCGCCGGGTCGCCAAGTTCGACGGCGCCGTGGCCACCTACCTGCACCGCCGCTCCACCGACCTGCCCCCGGCGGTCGGCGTGCTGGTCGAGTACACCGGTGACAACGCGGAGGCCGCTCGCGCCGCCGCCATGCAGGTCGCCGCGCTCAAGCCGAAGTACCTCCACCGCGACGAGGTCCCGGAGGAGATCGTCGCCAACGAGCGGCGCATCGCCGAGGAGACCGCGAAGGCGGAGGGCAAGCCGGAGAAGGCCCTGCCGATGATCGTCGAGGGTCGCCTGAACGGGTTCTTCAAGGAGAACACCCTGCTGGACCAGCCGTCCGTGCAGGACAACAAGAAGACCGTCAAGGCGCTGCTGGACGAGGCCGGCGTGACGGTCACCGGCTTCGTCCGGTTCGAGGTCGGCCAGGCCTGA
- the frr gene encoding ribosome recycling factor gives MIDEALLEGEEKMQKAVERAKDELATVRTGRANPAMFSGIVVDYYGSPTPLNQLASVSVPEARLVVVKPYDASQLAAMEKAIRDSDLGVNPSNDGQLIRIAIPQMTEERRKEMVKLAKQKGEDGKVSVRGIRRKVKEEIDRIVKDGEAGEDEGTRAEKELDNLTHQYTAKIDDLVKHKESELLEV, from the coding sequence GTGATCGACGAAGCTCTTCTCGAAGGCGAGGAGAAGATGCAAAAGGCGGTGGAGCGGGCCAAGGACGAGCTGGCCACCGTTCGCACCGGCCGCGCTAACCCCGCGATGTTCTCCGGCATCGTCGTCGACTACTACGGTTCGCCGACGCCGTTGAACCAGCTGGCCAGTGTTTCCGTGCCGGAGGCGCGGCTGGTGGTCGTCAAGCCCTACGACGCCAGCCAGCTGGCGGCGATGGAGAAGGCCATCCGCGACTCCGACCTGGGTGTGAACCCGTCCAACGACGGTCAGCTCATCCGGATCGCGATCCCGCAGATGACCGAGGAGCGCCGCAAGGAGATGGTCAAGCTCGCCAAGCAGAAGGGCGAGGACGGCAAGGTCAGCGTGCGCGGCATCCGCCGCAAGGTGAAGGAAGAGATCGACCGCATCGTCAAGGACGGTGAGGCCGGTGAGGACGAGGGCACCCGGGCCGAGAAGGAGCTCGACAACCTCACCCACCAGTACACCGCCAAGATCGACGACCTTGTCAAGCACAAGGAATCGGAACTGCTCGAGGTCTGA